CAGAGGATCATATTCATTGTAGGAAGGTGAAGACGAATCCGGAACCATATCATCCCCCGGTAACATCTTACTTACAAAAATAATTCCTACAGCAACGACCAAAATGAGGACGGCTACAATTGCTATCGTCAGAATCTTTGTTAATTGTCCTATGTCTGGCACCTGACTTCCTGTCATACCTGACCTCTTTGCACGGGCATCACTCTATTATTTTTTAGTATTCCCGTTGCGTTACGACTGCCTGTGATGAACAAATAATATACCATACCAATTGCCTTTCTTTATAAATATTGTTAATTATATTTCATTCATTTGCCCCCATCTGTTTACTTTATATTGTTTACTCTTCCATAATTATAACAATTCTCCTTTCAGTGAATAGTTGTCCGAGTGATTGCTTATCAATAAAACTTTACTTACATCATAATTAATTTATCCGGCTCTTTGAAATTTGACTGGATTTAATGATAAATTTAACTATTTTACGTTTCATTTGCAGGTATATAATAACAATTATTTGAAATTAAGTAATACTAAATGGGTAAAAATAAGAAAAGCAATCGCAAATATACTTCTTCAGTAACAGTGCCAAAAATCCTGTTGTCCGAAAAATCGGGTGATTTTAGCCTGAAAAGCATTGATCTAATGCCGGCGTCCGGTAACGAAAATGAGTATGCCCGCAACATGCAGGCACGATCGACAGAGTTCATTCAAAGGGCATGTTAAGGATTATCCCTTTAAAAGATCAAAAAGAAAATGAGAATTTGTTATGACTCCATTTAAAAAAAATCCCGATGCTGTATCTCCGGTGGTCGGGGTAATGCTCATGCTGACACTTGTTATTATTCTTGCCGCAGTAATTAGCGGGTTCGCCGGCGGGATTGCGGGTTCTTCTAATTCCGGTTCCCTTATCGAGATTACAGCACAGACAAAGATCATTAATTCGGGTAATAACGATACAAGCAGGTTCGAGATTGACATTATATCAGTGAATGATCCTGTAAGTACAAAGGATCTTAAGCTCAAGACGTCATGGAAGTCGTATGACGATGCCGGTAATTTAGTGTTGCATGAAAATTCTTCGATGCCAGGAACCAAGAATTTTAACTATATTAAATCGGGAGTGTCCCCAATCGGAGCAGGTCCGGGTCTCCCTCAATGGGACGGGACTTATGAAAATATCAGCACCAATATGAGCTTTGGAAATTATGCAATTATGGCCGGAACGAAAATGGTTGCATATCCTTCAACCTACTATTTGAATGGTGAATACACGGATAATCAATATACAGACTGTATGCAGGCTATACTCGGAGAAGGGTGGAATAACCTCAGCTCAGGAGATGTTGTCAACGTTATGTTGATCCATGTCCCTTCGGGCCGGATAATATATGATGAAGATGTCAATGTAAATTTAACGTAATTCTTCAATTCGGAGAATTACCATATAAACTAATTTCTTCTGCTGCAATGGCCGAAATGTTTTCCCCGCTCAGTTCATCAAGTGAATAATAGTTTCCGTGCGTGTTGTCCGCAATCATTTTGCAGTATCCAAGCTGCATCTTCAGGAAGTCGTTTTTACGATCTTCTGTATCGATCAGGACTGTGTGGATATTGTTTTTGCAGATCTCTTCCGATATTGCAAGAAGCTCCTGCTTTATATTCCCCGAGGCAGAATAATTTGATCTTCCGTCGGAGATACAGACGAGCAGGGGGATCATGTCTCCGTTTTTCTTTTTGTCCTGCATTAATGCCTCCATGCCTTTGAGAAGTCCGGCGGAGAGAGGGGTCCTTCCTCCTGTAGGAAGTTCATCGAGGCACTTTTTTGCAAGGTCTGCACTCGAGCATAACGGGAGAAGGACTTCCGCTTTATCGCCCCTGAATGCAACAAGCCCGATTCTGTCTCTCTTTTGATATGAGTCGTTCAGCATCGAAAGAACAGCCCCCTTTGTGCTCTCCATCCTTCTTTTCGCACCCATCGATCCGCTTGCATCCACTACAAACATGCAGGCCGCGGATACCTTTCCTTTTCTTATCTTCTTTCTTAAATCGGATTCCTTAAGCGATACTGCCAGATTGCCGCATTCTCTATGTTTCTGGAAAGGGGCCGCCGCTCTTAACGTTGCATCGAAGGCAAGATCCGATGCATCTTCTGATGCACAAAAGCTCCTATAATGGCCTTTCTTCTTATTCGATACCGATTCGATCCTGTTTCCGTTAACATTCGGTCTCTTCTTCCTGTCTTTTCTAATGGAATAATCAATATTTGATATGTCTACGGGCTTTCCTGTTGAAAAAATGGTTTCGGAATAATTTTCAGGTTGATCTTTACCTGAAGAACCTGTCCGGGGTTCTTTGTCCGGATCTTCTCCTGTTTCATCTTCTGTCTGTTGTATATCATTATTTCGGATGTCGTCCTTATCGATTTCCCCGGGGGTTTCATCGGTATTGGAATCCGTATCATCTTCGGCGGCTTCATCAAGGATATTATTTACAAGATCCTCGTCAAGCCTGGGCTCTTCGAAAGGTTTTCTCCGCATCCTGTGGGGGAGTGCGAGCCGGATTGCTTCTTTCAGGTCTTCGTTTTCAACGGATCTCCGGCCATTAAAAGCACAGATAGTCTTTGCAGTCCTCATTACCGTAATTTCGGCACGGTGAGTTGTTATTCCGGAACTTATACATACCTCTGCAATTTTCCTGATCTGATCGTCGGTGATTTCAACTTCGGAAAGGATCTCTGCTGCTTCGTCGATTCTTCTTCGAAGCTCTTCCTGCTCATCTTTGAACTCTTCAATAAATTCTTCAGGGTATTTTTCGAAACTTTCGGCGGTTCTTACAATTTTTATCCTCGAATCTATGTCTTCTATTCCCTCGACTGACACCGAGAGCCCGAACCTGTCGAGGAGTTGCGGGCGGATCTCACCCTCCTCCGGGTTCATCGTGCCGATAAGTATGAACGATGCCGGGTGTGACATTGATATTCCCTCCCTTTCAATGACATTCACCCCCATTGCAGCCGAATCAAGGAGAATGTCAGCGATATGATCATCAAGGAGGTTTATCTCGTCGACATAGAGTATTCCCCTGTTGACGTCCGCAAGTATTCCCGGTTCTATTACTTTTTTGCCTTCTTTTATCGCCTTTTCGATATCTATCGTTCCCGCGACCCTGTCCTCCGTGGCGCCGAGGGGGAGGTCGACGACCCTGACTTTTCTCCTGTATGATTCGGGTTTTTCAGGCTTCGAACGGCAGAAGTCGCACATCTCTTTAACATTATCAGGGTTGCAGTTGAAGGGGCAGTTCAAGGACACGGTGATTTCCGGCAGTACTTCTGCAAGGGCCCTGACTGCTGTCGATTTCGCTGTTCCTTTATCCCCTCTGATAAGAACTCCACCGATCTTTGGATTGACTGCGTTTAAAAGAAGAGCAGTTTTCATTTTTTCCTGTCCGACGATGGCTGTAAACGGGAGGATGTTTCGGCCTGGTGAAGATTCCATTAGTCTAATAGATGAGTCAGGTCTTGTAATAAATATTTAGATTATAATAATACGAAAAGTTATGATTTTGATTTTTGTGCTATTTTATGCGGTTTTTATTCATATTACGTAATCCGGGTACAGCTAAATACTCTTATGCCTGCTTCCTGAAATCTCCTTCAGCGTGAATACATCTATCGATCCGCCCTGGATGTCCCCCTGTGCCTCACCCCTCTTGTCTTCCATGTCTCCCTCGATATCAAGGTAGGCCTCTTTGAGCCTGTCTATCAGGTCGGGGTCTGCATCCCATAGATCTCTGGCATTCGCTTCCAGAAGCCGTCTTCCTATCTCTTCAAGCGCCCAGGGGTTCTTTTCTGAGAAGAATTTCCTGTTTTCCTCGTTAAGGACGAAGGTTTCCGCGATGCTGTCGAAGATCGAATCGTCGACCTCTCCTGTCGTTGCCTCCCACCCGTAGACATGGGTTATCCTCTTCGAGATGTCCTCCGCACCCTTGTAGCCGTGCTTTTTCATCCCGTCGATCCATTTCGGGTTGAGAAGCTTTGTCCTTACAACCCTTCTGATCTCGTCTGCAATGGTCCTGACCTCGACAGTGTCGCGGCTCCTTGTATCCCCGTAATATACGGGAATATTATGTTGGCTTACGGTTCGTGCCGCAATCGTGAGGCCTCCGTGAGCACCGAAATAGCAGCAGCATCCGAGGAGATCGTATTCGTCTGTCATTGCGACGTTGAAAGTGAGATTCACGGATTTCAGCTGGGCGGTCATGTTTTCTTTTGCCGGAGTCCCGAAGTTCTCTTTCCCGTAGGCGTAACTGTTCCATTCGAGGAATACGTCGGCGATATCACCTTCATCCTTCCACGCAGAGGCATAGATCGCAAGATTGACTCCGTTTCCGTATGTTCCGGGCCGGTTCCCGAATATTCTGTCGGACGAGTTGTTTTCAAGGGAATGCTTTCTCAGGTAGTTTGCTTCGGGAGGCTCGTCAAGTTCTGCAACTGCTTTTATCACCTCATCCAGGAATTCGATGCAGTTGAAGAAGTTGTCCCTCATTATGCCTCCGATTTTAACGGTAATATCGATCCTCGGCCTTTGGAGCTCTTCGAGTGGGATAATCCTGAAGGATTTCACCTTCCCGGCTTTCCATACCGGCTCTGCACCTATCAGTTTCAGCATCTGGGAGAAGACCTCGCCGTCTCCCCACATGATATCGGTCGATACCCAGTAAAATGCGATGTTCTCGGGATATTTGTCATTTTCACGGAGGTACTTGGCCAGGACTTCATCCGCAAGCCGATTCCCTATTCTCCATGCGGCCTTTGTCGGAACCTTGTTCGGGTCGAGCGAATAAAAGTTTCTGCCGGTGGGCATGATCTCGGGATTTCCGCGGGTGACAAGTCCTGAAGGACCGGGTTCGATGTATCTGCCGTCAAGTCCGTGCAGAAGGGCGCCTGTTTCGTCCGAGTCTTCTATTCTCCTGTTGATTTCCATGATCTGCGAGAATATTGCATCTGCGTTTTCGGCCTGCTCCTTTGGCAAATCCTTTTTCACCCGGGATTTTATTGTTTCCCAAGGATTGCCGCCGGAGATTACAGTGCTGATGATCTCTTTCGAAAAGATCTCTTCTTTCCTTAATTTTTCGATTTCCTGCTCACTGGAACCACTGCCTGATATCGTGGATACGAGGTCATTTAAGGCACCGTCGTACGAGAGGATCGAGTATATCATCTCAACCCGATCCTCCCCTTCCGGGTTCTTCCCGAATATGTGCATTCCCTTCGGGATTTTGGTCTCGTATGTCTCGGTTACAACCTTGTGTGCGGCCTCTATTATCTCGTCGAACCCTGCTTCGATGTACTTCAGGCCCTTGAGGTTTATCGAGTATGAAATCCCGGTCTCTTCAAGCAGGTCCTCTATGGTGTGCGTCAGTGCATGGGCCCGGGCTTTATCGGAGACGACTGCCCGTTTATATTCGGCGATCTGCTCCTCGAGCTCTTTTAAATTCCCGTATAGTTCGGATGTCGTCATAACGGTCTGCATATGATCGATTATTGTAGCATACGAACGCCTCTTTGCAGTCGTTCCTTCGGGAGGATTGTCCGAGTTGTATATGTACAGGTGCGGCATGTTCCCTATGGCGATGTCAGGGTAACAGGAGTCCGAAAGACCGACGCCTTTTCCGGGCAGGAACTCGAGGTTGCCGTGGGTTCCGACATGAACGATCGCGTCTGCTCCGAACGTTTCATCAAGATAATGATATGTCGCAAGGTACTGGTGCGTCGGCGGGGTGTTTGCGTCATGTAGTATTTTACAGGCCTTGCCGTCGCATCTCGGGCCCGAACATCCTCTCTTCGGCTGAACGCAGACGATGACGTTTCCGAAGGAGACTCCTGTCACGACAATATCTCCTTTGTAGAGCATTGCCGGGGGAACACCGTCGATCTCTTCTCCCGGCGGATTTCCCCAGCATTCGGAGACCTCCTTTTGGACCTTTTCAGGAAGAGTCGAGAACCACTCCCTGTAGTCGTTGGCTTTTACGATATGAAGAGCGCCGCCTTTTTGCACGATCTCTTCAACTGACGTCCACCGGAACTCGGAAACCGCCTTTCTGGACATGATCTCGTTTATGAGCGCCTCTCCCGATTCGGGTGGTTCGACATTATATCCCGCATTCTTCATTTCTTTCAGAATGCCGGAGAGACTCTCAAGGGTGTCGAGATTTGCACCCGAACCGACCGTTCCCTCGACGGATGCACAGGGTTTGTTGTGAAGTATGAATACAATCTTTTTTTCTGAATTATTCTTCTTCGAGAGCCTGATCCATCTTTCAATCCTTTTTGCGATCTTATCGATCCTCTCTTCGTTGGGGACGTGCAGGCTTGTCTCGACACCCGAAACGGATTCCTTTTCTGCAAAAGAGAACGGGATCATCTCTGTCAGGCCCTGGAATTCGGGGAGGGCGACGGTCCATCCTGTTTCAGATCCGGTCATCCCGAATTCCGATCTTCTCCATTCTTCAACGGAGTCATGGTACATTGTAAGAGGATGGAAGACGGGAATTCCAATCTTCTTAAGGTGTCCGATATATGATTCACGGTCTCTGCTCTGGACGAACGACCTGAGATCAACAAGTGCGTCGAGTTTTTCAGGCATGTACTTCCTGATGCATTCCTCGCTTGAAAGTGTCCCGAGTTCGTCGTCGCCGTTTGAGAAGCAGAAGACGCAGATTGCGTTTGCAAACTGCTCTATTCTCCGTATGAAACTGTTAATCGCTCTTAAATCTCCGCATATCCACTGTATCCTCGGAAACAGGATGCCTACGTTATATTCGGATATGACTCCCCTGTAGTCGAAGTATTGTCCGGCGCTGTCGAGGACGAAAGGGATGTCAGGGTGGTAGATCCCCTCCCACCTCGTAGGCATGGGTTCGGCATAATGATAATCGAGGTTGAGGATCTTCGATGCACAGAACGCAAGCATGTTGTAGATATTCTCAAGTCCGCCGTAGAGGAAATATGCACTGACAGCGGAGACGATCTCTAGGGGAACGGTGGATGCCGACCAGAACATATCCGAAAAACCGTATGATACAACCGGAAGCTCCTCGGGGAATCCTTCTATTATATCATCCCAGTATGAATCGTGCGACGGGTGGATAAGAACGAAATCGGAGTCCATAAATGAACTGATGCATTCCGAAACCAGTTCGCTGTTCTCTTTTAAATCGTAGACGTTCCAGTCGGATACTTCGAACCCGATCCTTTTTGCCGCATGCCTGATAACCGATATTTCGCTTCCCCATGAAACCACGGTAAATTTAACCATATTTTTATCTCCGTTATTTTTCCGCCGGCCGCAGCGGGATTATATATGGCCGCTCGTTTTCCCTGTTGACGGACGCTTCTACTTCGTAAACGCTTCTTATGGTATCCCCTGTCAGGATTTCTTCAGGGCGGCCGCGGCTGTGGATCTTTCCTTTTTTCAGCATGACCATCTGGTCGCAGTAACCGGCGGCAAGGTTCAGGTCGTGCAGTGAGACGATAACGGCAGTGTTCTTTTCTTTCGTAAGAAACCGCATATTCTCCATGACTTCCATCTGGTGCTTTATATCCAGGCTGCTTGTCGGCTCGTCCATGAGGACGACCGGAGTTTCCTGTACAATCGCACGGGCGATCATTACACGCTGCCTCTCTCCCCCGGAAAGCTCTTTCGTCTTCCTGAATGCAAAATCCTCGATTCCAAGGAGTTTCATCGCTGAATAGACTTTCTCCTCGTCCTCCGGCCTGATATTCCAGTTGAGGTACGGCCGCCTTCCCATCAGGATAGTCTCGTAGACATAGGACGAGAGTCCTTCCGGGACACTCTGTGGAACATATGCGATCTTTTTCGCAATATCTATCCTGTCGAGTGTCTTCGAATCTGTTCCGAAGATCTCGACGGTCCCTTCCGGGTTCAGTATGCCGTCGATGCATTTGATGAGGGTAGTCTTCCCGCACCCGTTCGGGCCGACGAGACCAAGGATTTTTCCTTCTTCCGCTTCGAAAGAGATCCCTGAAAAGACTTCCTTCTGCCCGTATGAGAAGGAGAGATCATCTACTTTTACTGCTACCATCCCGTATCATCCCTCCTAAGGAAAAGGTACAGGAAGAACGGAACCCCAAGGAATGCTGTCATTATTCCTACCGGAATTACGGCGGGATAGATTATCGCCCGGCTCAGGCAGTCCGCACCGAGCAGAATCGCAGCTCCCATCAGCCCCGATGCAGGGATCAGTATCCTGTTGTCGCTGCCGGTGACCATCCTCGCGATGTGGGGGGCGACGAGCCCTATGAACCCTATGGTCCCCGTGAACGATATGATGACCGCGGTTATGAGGGATGCCGTGAACATGAAGATCGTCATCTCGCGTTCGACAGGCACACCAACCGATTTTGCGATCTCAGATCCCTCGGAGAGGGCGTTTAAATCCCATGCTTTCACCAGCAGATATGGGACTATGATCAGTAGGACGAGACAAACGATTCCGAGTTTGAGCCATGTCGTATCGTCGAGCGATCCGAACATCCAGTAGACTACCGAGGCTGCCTGGTCGGACGATCCGAAGTACTGCAGTAGCGAGGTTATCGCTGAAAACAGGTACATCAGTGCGATTCCGGCGAGTATCATCGACGAAGAAGACAGCCCTTTGTGCCTGGCCATAAGGTAGATCCCGAATGCGGCGAGCATCGAGAATATAAAGGCGAGGAGCATTATCGTGATGCTTCCTGAAAGGAGTGCGAATCCTCCGAACAGTATTATGGCGACAGATGCACCGCATGATGCTGCCGACGATATTCCGAGAGTGAACGGGCTTGCAAGTGGATTTCTCAATATTCCCTGCATTATCGTTCCTGCAATTGCAAGCCCGAATCCTGCGGCGATTGCGAACAGGACCCTGTGAAGCCTTATGTCCCAGACTACTATCTCCGTCATGGACTGTGAACCGTGCCCAGCTCCAAGGAAGAACTGGCTTAGTCGTTCTGAGAGTCCGGAGAAGAGGGCCTGGTAGGATTGAACAATTGAGATCTCGGCGGTGCCGAGAGTTATTCCTATGCCTGTTAATAGTATCAAAAGAATGATAATGCCAATGAAGAAGGCCTGCTTCTTAGCCCTGATCTTTTGGCATTGTGCCCTGAATTCGTTAGAGTCGATTGCCATCCATAATCTACCGCAGATGATCTATTGATTTCCACTCCAGACGAATACTCCGTTATTATTTACGTCAAAGTCCAGGTGCTGGAACTCAGAGATATATTCCTGGTGGACGGCGGTTGGGTCCACGTCCTTCAGTTCCTCGGGGTACATCCATTTGGCGAGGTATAAAGTACCTATTACGTATTCAGGTCCTCCGAAGATGTCGTTGCTCAGGATATATACATGTTCGTCCTTTACTGCATTGAGGTTCTGCCATCCTGCACGGTTTGTTAACATCTCGTAGACTTCCTGTGCTTTTTCAGTGTTGTTATCCTCATATCCTCCGAATGCAAGCTCCCCCGAGCCGATGAGCTTGACGATTACATCAGGGTTTTTGACAAGTATCTCTTCGGGGTTTACAATCGGGTATTCGGGTGTGGCATCTTCGAAGATGCTGACTCCGCCCGCGAGGTTTATCTTCTCGTTGTATCCCGAGCCGTTTGCAGCACTCTTGTAGTCGTCCCAGCTTTCGAAGTAGACCCTTGTTCTTTCATCCTTCGGGATATTTTCATATGCAGAATCGATGGCATTCATCTGCTCATTGTAGAAACCGGTAAGTTTTTCAGCTTCATCTTCTTTGTCGATTACTGCGCCGAGAAGTTTTGTCTCATTGATGTATGTCGAAGGATAATACATGTCGAACCTGAACACCTTGATCGAAGGGTTCATTGACTGGATCTTTTCCTGTATTTCGTCGGCTGTCTCCTCCATGAAGTCGGCATAGAGGAAGACTGCATCGGGTGACAGCGAAATTATTTTTTCGTAGTCGGGCGACCAGACTGAGCCTATGTTCTCCTTGTCGGAGTATTCGGGGAAGAAGACCTCGTCTGCAAGCGTGTATTTCCCGACCCCGGATACCATATCTT
The window above is part of the Methanolacinia paynteri genome. Proteins encoded here:
- a CDS encoding type IV pilin; translated protein: MTPFKKNPDAVSPVVGVMLMLTLVIILAAVISGFAGGIAGSSNSGSLIEITAQTKIINSGNNDTSRFEIDIISVNDPVSTKDLKLKTSWKSYDDAGNLVLHENSSMPGTKNFNYIKSGVSPIGAGPGLPQWDGTYENISTNMSFGNYAIMAGTKMVAYPSTYYLNGEYTDNQYTDCMQAILGEGWNNLSSGDVVNVMLIHVPSGRIIYDEDVNVNLT
- a CDS encoding putative cobaltochelatase; translation: MESSPGRNILPFTAIVGQEKMKTALLLNAVNPKIGGVLIRGDKGTAKSTAVRALAEVLPEITVSLNCPFNCNPDNVKEMCDFCRSKPEKPESYRRKVRVVDLPLGATEDRVAGTIDIEKAIKEGKKVIEPGILADVNRGILYVDEINLLDDHIADILLDSAAMGVNVIEREGISMSHPASFILIGTMNPEEGEIRPQLLDRFGLSVSVEGIEDIDSRIKIVRTAESFEKYPEEFIEEFKDEQEELRRRIDEAAEILSEVEITDDQIRKIAEVCISSGITTHRAEITVMRTAKTICAFNGRRSVENEDLKEAIRLALPHRMRRKPFEEPRLDEDLVNNILDEAAEDDTDSNTDETPGEIDKDDIRNNDIQQTEDETGEDPDKEPRTGSSGKDQPENYSETIFSTGKPVDISNIDYSIRKDRKKRPNVNGNRIESVSNKKKGHYRSFCASEDASDLAFDATLRAAAPFQKHRECGNLAVSLKESDLRKKIRKGKVSAACMFVVDASGSMGAKRRMESTKGAVLSMLNDSYQKRDRIGLVAFRGDKAEVLLPLCSSADLAKKCLDELPTGGRTPLSAGLLKGMEALMQDKKKNGDMIPLLVCISDGRSNYSASGNIKQELLAISEEICKNNIHTVLIDTEDRKNDFLKMQLGYCKMIADNTHGNYYSLDELSGENISAIAAEEISLYGNSPN
- the cobN gene encoding cobaltochelatase subunit CobN, yielding MVKFTVVSWGSEISVIRHAAKRIGFEVSDWNVYDLKENSELVSECISSFMDSDFVLIHPSHDSYWDDIIEGFPEELPVVSYGFSDMFWSASTVPLEIVSAVSAYFLYGGLENIYNMLAFCASKILNLDYHYAEPMPTRWEGIYHPDIPFVLDSAGQYFDYRGVISEYNVGILFPRIQWICGDLRAINSFIRRIEQFANAICVFCFSNGDDELGTLSSEECIRKYMPEKLDALVDLRSFVQSRDRESYIGHLKKIGIPVFHPLTMYHDSVEEWRRSEFGMTGSETGWTVALPEFQGLTEMIPFSFAEKESVSGVETSLHVPNEERIDKIAKRIERWIRLSKKNNSEKKIVFILHNKPCASVEGTVGSGANLDTLESLSGILKEMKNAGYNVEPPESGEALINEIMSRKAVSEFRWTSVEEIVQKGGALHIVKANDYREWFSTLPEKVQKEVSECWGNPPGEEIDGVPPAMLYKGDIVVTGVSFGNVIVCVQPKRGCSGPRCDGKACKILHDANTPPTHQYLATYHYLDETFGADAIVHVGTHGNLEFLPGKGVGLSDSCYPDIAIGNMPHLYIYNSDNPPEGTTAKRRSYATIIDHMQTVMTTSELYGNLKELEEQIAEYKRAVVSDKARAHALTHTIEDLLEETGISYSINLKGLKYIEAGFDEIIEAAHKVVTETYETKIPKGMHIFGKNPEGEDRVEMIYSILSYDGALNDLVSTISGSGSSEQEIEKLRKEEIFSKEIISTVISGGNPWETIKSRVKKDLPKEQAENADAIFSQIMEINRRIEDSDETGALLHGLDGRYIEPGPSGLVTRGNPEIMPTGRNFYSLDPNKVPTKAAWRIGNRLADEVLAKYLRENDKYPENIAFYWVSTDIMWGDGEVFSQMLKLIGAEPVWKAGKVKSFRIIPLEELQRPRIDITVKIGGIMRDNFFNCIEFLDEVIKAVAELDEPPEANYLRKHSLENNSSDRIFGNRPGTYGNGVNLAIYASAWKDEGDIADVFLEWNSYAYGKENFGTPAKENMTAQLKSVNLTFNVAMTDEYDLLGCCCYFGAHGGLTIAARTVSQHNIPVYYGDTRSRDTVEVRTIADEIRRVVRTKLLNPKWIDGMKKHGYKGAEDISKRITHVYGWEATTGEVDDSIFDSIAETFVLNEENRKFFSEKNPWALEEIGRRLLEANARDLWDADPDLIDRLKEAYLDIEGDMEDKRGEAQGDIQGGSIDVFTLKEISGSRHKSI
- a CDS encoding ABC transporter ATP-binding protein; amino-acid sequence: MVAVKVDDLSFSYGQKEVFSGISFEAEEGKILGLVGPNGCGKTTLIKCIDGILNPEGTVEIFGTDSKTLDRIDIAKKIAYVPQSVPEGLSSYVYETILMGRRPYLNWNIRPEDEEKVYSAMKLLGIEDFAFRKTKELSGGERQRVMIARAIVQETPVVLMDEPTSSLDIKHQMEVMENMRFLTKEKNTAVIVSLHDLNLAAGYCDQMVMLKKGKIHSRGRPEEILTGDTIRSVYEVEASVNRENERPYIIPLRPAEK
- a CDS encoding FecCD family ABC transporter permease, encoding MAIDSNEFRAQCQKIRAKKQAFFIGIIILLILLTGIGITLGTAEISIVQSYQALFSGLSERLSQFFLGAGHGSQSMTEIVVWDIRLHRVLFAIAAGFGLAIAGTIMQGILRNPLASPFTLGISSAASCGASVAIILFGGFALLSGSITIMLLAFIFSMLAAFGIYLMARHKGLSSSSMILAGIALMYLFSAITSLLQYFGSSDQAASVVYWMFGSLDDTTWLKLGIVCLVLLIIVPYLLVKAWDLNALSEGSEIAKSVGVPVEREMTIFMFTASLITAVIISFTGTIGFIGLVAPHIARMVTGSDNRILIPASGLMGAAILLGADCLSRAIIYPAVIPVGIMTAFLGVPFFLYLFLRRDDTGW
- a CDS encoding ABC transporter substrate-binding protein, which gives rise to MKSTQKKAAFVLILMLSAAFLFTIPVYAATQENSEGLPLDKNGDMEITEDELVPEILSYLTEKYINGNDNAAYDQDLADAAYIYANWDGKPKTVTDTKGQEITLYRPLRNIAVMNSETLETMRSLGLDEDMVSGVGKYTLADEVFFPEYSDKENIGSVWSPDYEKIISLSPDAVFLYADFMEETADEIQEKIQSMNPSIKVFRFDMYYPSTYINETKLLGAVIDKEDEAEKLTGFYNEQMNAIDSAYENIPKDERTRVYFESWDDYKSAANGSGYNEKINLAGGVSIFEDATPEYPIVNPEEILVKNPDVIVKLIGSGELAFGGYEDNNTEKAQEVYEMLTNRAGWQNLNAVKDEHVYILSNDIFGGPEYVIGTLYLAKWMYPEELKDVDPTAVHQEYISEFQHLDFDVNNNGVFVWSGNQ